In Oryza sativa Japonica Group chromosome 2, ASM3414082v1, the following are encoded in one genomic region:
- the LOC4329627 gene encoding exosome complex component RRP45A, with the protein MDHHQRWHPTVNEREFIERALQSDLRVDGRRPFDFRRLKILFGREDGSAEVQLGDTRVMGYATAQLVQPYKDRPNEGTLAIFTEFSPMADPAFEPGRPGESAIELGRVVDRGLRESRAVDMESLCVVAGKHVWSVRVDLHILDNGGNLIDAANIAALAALSTFRRPECTVGGEDGQQVTVHDPEVRDPLPLTIHHLPIAVTFAYFGEGNIMVIDPTYKEEAVMGGRMTATINSNGDVCSIQKAGGEGVMSSVIMQCLRIASVKAADITSKIKNEVNSYTSAKALQKVKRLPASALKKDNAPDVAMKESSDGALETQSTKPSSDGQQINKEPPSVVEDNKQEDVEPMLSECNPEPQSESRLTAGGSDETQEAISPKSLKDAVKPKHKIKKKQHSKS; encoded by the exons ATGGACCACCACCAGCGGTGGCACCCCACGGTGAACGAGCGCGAGTTCATCGAGCGCGCCCTCCAGTCCGACCTCCGCGtcgacggccgccgccccttcGACTTCCGCCGCCTCAAGATCCTCTTCGGCAG GGAGGACGGCTCGGCGGAGGTGCAGCTCGGGGACACGCGCGTCATGGGCTACGCCACGGCGCAGCTGGTGCAGCCGTACAAGGACAGGCCCAACGAGGGGACGCTCGCGATATTCACCGAGTTCTCGCCCATGGCCGACCCCGCCTTCGAGCCGGGGCGGCCAGGGGAGTCGGCGATCGAGCTCGGTCGCGTCGTCGATCGCGGCCTAAG GGAGAGCCGAGCCGTCGATATGGAGTCCCTGTGTGTTGTTGCTGGGAAGCATGTTTGGTCGGTGCGCGTCGACCTTCATATCTTGGATAATGGAGG GAATCTCATTGATGCAGCTAACATTGCCGCGCTGGCAGCTCTGTCTACTTTCCGGAGGCCTGAATGTACGGTCGGAGGGGAAGATGGTCAACAGGTTACAGTACATGACCCTGAG GTAAGGGACCCACTCCCTTTGACAATTCATCATCTCCCTATTGCTGTGACATTTGCATATTTTGGCGAGGGCAACATCATG GTTATTGATCCGACATATAAGGAAGAAGCTGTTATGGGAGGACGAATGACTGCTACAATTAACTCAAACGGTGATGTATGTTCCATCCAGAAAGCTGGTGGAGAGGGTGTCATGTCAAGTGTTATCATGCAGTGTTTAAGAATTGCTTCAGTTAAAGCTGCTGATATAACAAGCAAAATAAAGAATGAG GTTAACTCATACACCTCTGCGAAGGCACTGCAGAAAGTAAAGCGTTTGCCAGCCTCAGCACTGAAAAAGGATAATGCTCCTGATGTGGCTATGAAGGAAAGTTCTGATGGTGCATTGGAAACTCAAAGTACAAAACCATCCAGCGATGGTCAGCAGATAAACAAAG AACCACCATCTGTGGTTGAGGACAACAAGCAGGAGGATGTTGAACCAATGTTATCTGAATGTAATCCTGAGCCGCAAAGTGAATCAAGGTTGACTGCTGGAGGGTCAGATGAGACGCAGGAAGCTATATCGCCAAAGAGTCTAAAAGACGCTGTCAAGCCAAAacacaaaataaagaaaaaacaacacAGCAAGAGTTAA
- the LOC4329628 gene encoding ammonium transporter 3 member 3 — MAAGAIPMAYQTTPSSPDWLNKGDNAWQMTSATLVGLQSMPGLVILYGSIVKKKWAINSAFMALYAFAAVWICWVVWAYNMSFGDRLLPFWGKARPALGQSFLVAQSELTATAIRYHNGSAEAPMLKPLYPVATMVYFQCMFASITIIILAGSLLGRMNIKAWMAFVPLWITFSYTVCAFSLWGGGFLFQWGVIDYSGGYVIHLSSGIAGLTAAYWVGPRSASDRERFPPNNILLVLAGAGLLWLGWTGFNGGDPYSANIDSSMAVLNTHICASTSLLVWTILDVFFFGKPSVIGAVQGMITGLVCITPGAGLVQGWAAIVMGILSGSIPWYTMMVLHKKWSFMQRIDDTLGVFHTHAVAGFLGGATTGLFAEPILCSLFLSIPDSKGAFYGGPGGSQFGKQIAGALFVTAWNIVITSIICVIISLILPLRIADQELLIGDDAVHGEEAYAIWAEGELNDMTHHNESTHSGVSVGVTQNV, encoded by the exons ATGGCGGCTGGAGCGATTCCAATGGCGTACCAGACCACTCCGTCATCGCCAGACTGGCTGAACAAGGGCGACAACGCATGGCAGATGACATCGGCGACCCTCGTCGGCCTGCAGAGCATGCCAGGGCTGGTGATCCTGTACGGCAGCATTGTCAAGAAGAAGTGGGCTATCAACTCGGCGTTCATGGCGCTGTATGCCTTCGCTGCTGTCTGGATCTGCTGGGTTGTCTGGGCATACAACATGTCGTTCGGCGACCGCCTCCTGCCATTCTGGGGTAAGGCACGGCCAGCGCTCGGGCAGAGCTTCCTCGTGGCGCAGTCTGAGCTCACTGCTACCGCTATTCGCTACCACAATGGGTCAGCTGAGGCGCCCATGCTCAAGCCGTTGTACCCAGTCGCCACCATGGTGTACTTCCAGTGCATGTTTGCGagcatcaccatcatcatcctCGCAGGCTCACTGCTTGGGCGCATGAACATCAAGGCGTGGATGGCCTTTGTGCCGCTCTGGATCACCTTCTCTTACACGGTCTGCGCCTTCTCGCTCTGGGGTGGCGGTTTCCTCTTCCAGTGGGGTGTCATAGACTACTCTGGTGGCTATGTCATCCATCTCTCTTCTGGCATCGCAGGCCTCACTGCTGCCTACTGG GTTGGACCAAGGTCAGCATCAGATAGGGAGAGATTCCCGCCCAACAACATACTGCTGGTGCTAGCAGGGGCGGGGCTGCTGTGGCTTGGGTGGACAGGTTTCAATGGAGGAGACCCATATTCAGCCAATATTGATTCATCCATGGCAGTGCTCAACACACATATCTGCGCATCCACCAGCCTACTCGTGTGGACAATCCTGGATGTCTTCTTCTTCGGGAAGCCATCGGTAATTGGCGCGGTGCAGGGCATGATCACTGGCCTGGTATGCATCACCCCTGGTGCAG GCCTGGTGCAAGGTTGGGCAGCTATTGTGATGGGAATTCTCTCTGGTAGCATTCCATGGTACACCATGATGGTGCTGCACAAGAAATGGTCATTCATGCAGAGGATTGATGACACGCTTGGTGTCTTCCACACCCATGCGGTGGCTGGGTTCCTTGGTGGCGCCACCACTGGACTCTTCGCCGAGCCCATCCTATGCAGTCTCTTCCTATCTATCCCAGATTCTAAAGGTGCATTCTACGGTGGCCCCGGTGGATCACAGTTCGGGAAGCAGATTGCTGGCGCACTATTTGTCACTGCCTGGAATATTGTTATCACCTCCATCATCTGTGTCATCATCAGCCTAATCCTGCCCCTCCGTATAGCTGATCAAGAACTGCTTATTGGAGATGATGCTGTACACGGTGAGGAGGCATATGCTATCTGGGCAGAGGGAGAGCTCAATGACATGACCCACCACAATGAGAGCACACATAGTGGTGTCTCTGTAGGAGTGACACAGAATGTTTGA
- the LOC4329629 gene encoding protein FAR1-RELATED SEQUENCE 5: MVNTDGEGGCEGGGGDPMCVDDNAIVAVETGVGVDQGIGSQHDDAGGDRVMEGQGAVTNSGDEMGMRAYGDEAETEEAATVHGSKEGTEELLRKVVYSEEAAYKLYCDYGHRMGFSIRKGKQSYFTGTKRIRTKDYFCSKEGLKEGERLTDANFNDPHTRTNCKAMVRFRVNNHGEWKVIRLVSDHNHNLARPEERHLLRSARSLIAGRSSSVETSKQDSLSCYISMARTLAIGNADLQNLVRHLKSRANEDGMFYWDVQIDRGGRMTNFFWRDGRSRIDFDCFGDVVVFDATYRLNKHNLICAPFVGVNHHWQNTMYGCALLADESMSSFVWLFKSFLEAMGNRHPRSIFTNQDQVMSKAIEEVFPNTCHRISRWHIQKNAASRLGTLNGSKAFNKLFTKCMQGCDSEAEFEETWAGMLREFKLEDNKWLKKLYKLKQKWCGALNKHTFDGGVEYEPQCDSLSNIFNCIAEKFTSPSTIVVVVDKLTEDWREKEIDEDTRCSQKPPACIIKHSDILNHAAKVYTYRIYKLFETYFLDGCGATKFKELHCEDNNRYQFEMTMQGRGSRVCTVHFDMMTMQLNCSCSKFETMGLLCPHALKALSIKNVCSIPETYILKRWTKGAKKCVFNPKQYESSYQECMDDEAAYCSHVMRYAYDLVTKSQGNEELRKSLWETLESGEKELEKYLENVTQYALSYAT; encoded by the coding sequence ATGGTGAACACTGACGGTGAAGGTGGCTGTGAAGGCGGGGGTGGAGATCCGATGTGTGTTGACGATAATGCTATCGTCGCAGTTGAGACGGGCGTTGGTGTAGATCAAGGAATTGGGTCGCAGCATGACGATGCTGGTGGCGACAGGGTCATGGAAGGACAAGGGGCGGTTACTAACTCTGGTGATGAAATGGGGATGAGGGCGTATGGTGATGAAGCCGAGACTGAAGAGGCAGCAACGGTTCATGGCAGCAAGGAGGGCACCGAGGAACTACTCCGCAAGGTAGTGTACAGCGAGGAGGCGGCGTACAAGCTGTACTGTGACTATGGGCACCGCATGGGGTTCAGTATCCGAAAGGGGAAGCAGTCCTACTTTACTGGCACGAAAAGGATCAGGACCAAGGATTACTTCTGCTCCAAGGAGGGCCTGAAGGAAGGGGAGAGGCTTACTGATGCAAACTTCAATGACCCACATACTAGGACGAATTGCAAGGCCATGGTTCGCTTCAGAGTGAATAACCACGGGGAGTGGAAGGTTATCCGGCTGGTCTCTGATCACAACCACAACTTGGCAAGACCTGAAGAACGACATCTTTTACGGTCTGCAAGATCACTTATAGCAGGGAGGTCAAGTTCTGTAGAGACGTCAAAGCAAGATTCACTCTCATGCTACATTAGTATGGCAAGGACACTTGCCATAGGGAATGCAGATTTGCAGAACCTTGTAAGACACCTTAAGAGCAGGGCAAATGAAGATGGTATGTTCTATTGGGATGTTCAAATAGACCGAGGCGGTCGGATGACTAATTTTTTCTGGCGTGATGGCAGGAGCAGGATTGACTTTGACTGTTTTGGTGATGTTGTTGTGTTTGATGCAACTTATCGCTTAAACAAACATAATTTGATATGTGCTCCGTTTGTTGGTGTGAACCACCATTGGCAGAACACCATGTATGGCTGTGCTCTATTAGCTGACGAGTCTATGTCATCTTTTGTGTGGCTATTTAAATCTTTCTTGGAGGCAATGGGCAATCGGCATCCTCGCTCTATTTTTACCAATCAAGATCAAGTTATGTCAAAGGCAATTGAGGAAGTATTTCCAAATACATGCCATCGCATCTCTCGCTGGCACATACAAAAGAATGCTGCTTCTCGTCTTGGTACACTTAATGGTTCCAAAGCATTTAATAAGCTGTTCACCAAGTGTATGCAGGGATGTGACTCAGAAGCTGAGTTTGAGGAAACATGGGCTGGGATGCTCAGAGAGTTTAAGTTGGAGGATAACAAATGGCTTAAGAAACTTTATAAACTCAAGCAGAAGTGGTGTGGTGCTCTCAACAAACACACTTTTGATGGTGGGGTTGAATATGAGCCACAATGTGACAGTCTGAGTAACATCTTTAACTGCATTGCCGAGAAATTTACCTCTCCGTCTacaattgttgttgttgtggacAAGTTGACTGAAGATTGGCGTGAAAAAGAGATCGATGAAGACACGCGGTGCAGCCAAAAGCCTCCTGCTTGTATTATAAAGCACAGTGATATTTTGAATCATGCAGCAAAAGTTTATACATACAGAATCTACAAGTTGTTTGAGACGTATTTTCTTGATGGATGTGGAGCCACAAAATTCAAGGAGCTTCATTGCGAAGACAATAACAGATATCAATTTGAGATGACAATGCAAGGGCGAGGATCAAGAGTCTGCACAGTTCATTTTGATATGATGACAATGCAACTCAATTGCAGCTGTAGTAAGTTTGAAACAATGGGTTTGCTTTGTCCACATGCTCTTAAAGCTCTTAGCATCAAGAATGTGTGCAGTATTCCAGAAACCTATATACTGAAGAGGTGGACCAAAGGTGCtaagaagtgtgtttttaatCCAAAGCAATATGAATCATCCTATCAAGAATGTATGGATGATGAAGCTGCATACTGCAGCCATGTTATGCGCTATGCTTATGACCTTGTTACAAAAAGTCAAGGAAACGAGGAATTGAGGAAATCACTTTGGGAGACTCTTGAGAGTGGAGAAAAGGAATTGGAAAAATATCTAGAAAATGTTACCCAGTATGCACTTTCCTATGCCACTTGA
- the LOC4329627 gene encoding exosome complex component RRP45A isoform X1, which translates to MDHHQRWHPTVNEREFIERALQSDLRVDGRRPFDFRRLKILFGREDGSAEVQLGDTRVMGYATAQLVQPYKDRPNEGTLAIFTEFSPMADPAFEPGRPGESAIELGRVVDRGLRESRAVDMESLCVVAGKHVWSVRVDLHILDNGGNLIDAANIAALAALSTFRRPECTVGGEDGQQVTVHDPEVRDPLPLTIHHLPIAVTFAYFGEGNIMVIDPTYKEEAVMGGRMTATINSNGDVCSIQKAGGEGVMSSVIMQCLRIASVKAADITSKIKNEVNSYTSAKALQKVKRLPASALKKDNAPDVAMKESSDGALETQSTKPSSDGQQINKGDDEDHRNIKRNSSLTVDRTAKQKQTSKFIGGPSNWDPYSKGVSLSSLRISQLPEPPSVVEDNKQEDVEPMLSECNPEPQSESRLTAGGSDETQEAISPKSLKDAVKPKHKIKKKQHSKS; encoded by the exons ATGGACCACCACCAGCGGTGGCACCCCACGGTGAACGAGCGCGAGTTCATCGAGCGCGCCCTCCAGTCCGACCTCCGCGtcgacggccgccgccccttcGACTTCCGCCGCCTCAAGATCCTCTTCGGCAG GGAGGACGGCTCGGCGGAGGTGCAGCTCGGGGACACGCGCGTCATGGGCTACGCCACGGCGCAGCTGGTGCAGCCGTACAAGGACAGGCCCAACGAGGGGACGCTCGCGATATTCACCGAGTTCTCGCCCATGGCCGACCCCGCCTTCGAGCCGGGGCGGCCAGGGGAGTCGGCGATCGAGCTCGGTCGCGTCGTCGATCGCGGCCTAAG GGAGAGCCGAGCCGTCGATATGGAGTCCCTGTGTGTTGTTGCTGGGAAGCATGTTTGGTCGGTGCGCGTCGACCTTCATATCTTGGATAATGGAGG GAATCTCATTGATGCAGCTAACATTGCCGCGCTGGCAGCTCTGTCTACTTTCCGGAGGCCTGAATGTACGGTCGGAGGGGAAGATGGTCAACAGGTTACAGTACATGACCCTGAG GTAAGGGACCCACTCCCTTTGACAATTCATCATCTCCCTATTGCTGTGACATTTGCATATTTTGGCGAGGGCAACATCATG GTTATTGATCCGACATATAAGGAAGAAGCTGTTATGGGAGGACGAATGACTGCTACAATTAACTCAAACGGTGATGTATGTTCCATCCAGAAAGCTGGTGGAGAGGGTGTCATGTCAAGTGTTATCATGCAGTGTTTAAGAATTGCTTCAGTTAAAGCTGCTGATATAACAAGCAAAATAAAGAATGAG GTTAACTCATACACCTCTGCGAAGGCACTGCAGAAAGTAAAGCGTTTGCCAGCCTCAGCACTGAAAAAGGATAATGCTCCTGATGTGGCTATGAAGGAAAGTTCTGATGGTGCATTGGAAACTCAAAGTACAAAACCATCCAGCGATGGTCAGCAGATAAACAAAGGTGATGATGAGGATCATCGAAATATAAAACGGAATTCATCCTTGACTGTGGACAGAACTGctaaacaaaaacaaacatCCAAATTCATTGGTGGTCCATCAAATTG GGATCCATACTCTAAAGGAGTTTCATTAAGCTCCCTCAGAATTTCTCAATTGCCTG AACCACCATCTGTGGTTGAGGACAACAAGCAGGAGGATGTTGAACCAATGTTATCTGAATGTAATCCTGAGCCGCAAAGTGAATCAAGGTTGACTGCTGGAGGGTCAGATGAGACGCAGGAAGCTATATCGCCAAAGAGTCTAAAAGACGCTGTCAAGCCAAAacacaaaataaagaaaaaacaacacAGCAAGAGTTAA